DNA sequence from the Myxosarcina sp. GI1 genome:
ACAAGATTGTGCGCCACCTCCAGCTTCCATTCTCATACAGCCTGTGGTACTGGAACAGAGTACGGTACAACAGTCGGCATCGAGGTTTTTAGAACTGAGACGCAAGCTAATTAAATCTCCTGGAATATCACCCCAGTCAGCAGTAGGTATACCTGCTAGTTCGGCTTCTATTTCTCTCTGATTGCTGTCGCTAAATTTGATACGACGGATATCGTAGTCTCCACCTTCTGACTTATAGGCTACTGGTGTCCATTCGAGGCGACTGGCAATCCAACCCAAAAACATCAGTGCCTGTGCCTGATTGCCTCGTTCGTAATCGATAGTTACTTTATCTACTTCATAGATCGATTCCCTTCGTTCGGGAGGATCGAAAGCTGCGGCAGTTAATTCTTGCCAGGGTGATAGTCTGCGCCAGTTTATATCTGCCAGGGTAGCCTCTTGCTTTTGCAGTTCCGATAGCTGTTTTAAGTCCGTCTCGGGATCGATAAAGCCGCTAGAATCGAAAATAACCGTATCGCTACTGCCGACTAAGCGTTTGAATATAAGCAGGTCTGGAGTTGGCGTAGCTTTCCACCAGAGAAATTTGGGTAAATCGGCGATCGCCAAGGCTTCGATAATGCCACCGATGCGCTCTAAGGCTTCGGCAGTACCGCTTAAAGTAATATATTCACAACAAACCAAAGTATT
Encoded proteins:
- the opcA gene encoding glucose-6-phosphate dehydrogenase assembly protein OpcA: MVSPIVSLQAPKDISIEDIEAELQSLWQSQGIDDDASAVTRAATFSLIVYEPDGTQQLLASLGFYSGPIDGISGPRTEAAIKAAQQEYGMEVTGKSNSELLKKLQSEFEKAKTKDKLTPENKTAAINYSPDSSVTVADEIAASNPCRIITLCPILGEDTGVKAQVSAYCPVNKRSNNTLVCCEYITLSGTAEALERIGGIIEALAIADLPKFLWWKATPTPDLLIFKRLVGSSDTVIFDSSGFIDPETDLKQLSELQKQEATLADINWRRLSPWQELTAAAFDPPERRESIYEVDKVTIDYERGNQAQALMFLGWIASRLEWTPVAYKSEGGDYDIRRIKFSDSNQREIEAELAGIPTADWGDIPGDLISLRLSSKNLDADCCTVLCSSTTGCMRMEAGGGAQSCYIEQVTPLSDQKTEELLGQQLQRIGREVLYEESMSVTAKILQLAQ